A section of the Oncorhynchus gorbuscha isolate QuinsamMale2020 ecotype Even-year linkage group LG04, OgorEven_v1.0, whole genome shotgun sequence genome encodes:
- the LOC124034294 gene encoding N-lysine methyltransferase KMT5A-like isoform X2 → MAKGKKKIRTTYKKPEGTLHPKQVEKETKENKPEFNRDAGNGQTTLPSFWSPSKPKSPLCNNSSSLSQEENVPEKLTLQTEKSKQGKVRQNQVNSQAGVSRQAENKVRTCLAPRTRETTALKVEEDPKSHPNPGLAPDVPMPKSKGGASQKVKKAQGSAAQNRKVTDYYPIRRSSRKSKADLKNEEHRQLDDLIKHGVEEGLQVKNIEGKGRGVFAVRCFKKGQFVIEYHGDLLHLTDAKKREALYAQDPGTGCYMYYFHYLSKTYCVDATKESTRLGRLLNHSKNGNCQTKLHDMDGIPHLILVASRDIEAEEELVYDYGDRSKESICAHPWLKY, encoded by the exons ATGGCGAAAG GGAAGAAAAAAATCCGGACCACCTACAAGAAACCCGAGGGAACCCTTCACCCCAAACAAGTCGAAAAGGAGACAAAGGAAAATAAACCAGAATTTAATCGG GATGCAGGTAATGGTCAGACCACTTTACCAAGTTTTTGGAGTCCCAGCAAACCCAAATCTCCTCTGTGCAACAACTCAAGTTCTCTCAGCCAAGAGGAAAATGTTCCTGAGAAATTGACTCTACAAACTGAGAAATCAAAGCAAGGGAAAG TGAGACAGAATCAAGTTAACTCTCAAGCTGGTGTGTCTCGGCAAGCGGAGAATAAAGTGAGGACCTGCTTGGCTCCTCGAACCAGAGAAACAACTGCCTTGAAGGTCGAGGAGGATCCTAAATCGCACCCCAACCCAGGGCTTGCGCCAGATGTCCCCATGCCCAAATCTAAGGGGGGGGCTAGTCAAAAAGTCAAAAA AGCACAAGGCAGTGCTGCCCAAAACAGGAAGGTCACAGATTATTATCCGATTAGACGGAGTTCCAGGAAAAGCAAAGCTGATTTGAAG AACGAAGAACACCGACAGCTTGATGACCTGATAAAACATGGAGTTGAAGAAGGACTGCAG GTAAAAAATAtagaggggaagggaagaggagtgtTTGCTGTCAGATGTTTCAAGAAGGGTCAGTTCGTAATTGAGTATCATGGTGACTTGTTGCATCTGACTGATGCCAAGAAGAGAGAGGCTCTGTATGCCCAAGACCCTGGGACTGGCTGCTACATGTACTATTTTCACTATCTCAGCAAAACTTACTG TGTTGATGCTACAAAAGAATCAACTCGCCTGGGAAGGCTGCTCAACCACAGTAAAAATGGCAACTGCCAGACCAAGCTCCATGACATGGATGGAATACCTCATCTCATACTGGTGGCTTCAAGGGACATTGAGGCAGAGGAAGAGCTGGTTTATGACTACGGTGATCGTAGCAAGGAATCAATATGTGCTCACCCATGGCTCAAATACTGA
- the LOC124034294 gene encoding N-lysine methyltransferase KMT5A-like isoform X1: MAKDTTAFKGKKKIRTTYKKPEGTLHPKQVEKETKENKPEFNRDAGNGQTTLPSFWSPSKPKSPLCNNSSSLSQEENVPEKLTLQTEKSKQGKVRQNQVNSQAGVSRQAENKVRTCLAPRTRETTALKVEEDPKSHPNPGLAPDVPMPKSKGGASQKVKKAQGSAAQNRKVTDYYPIRRSSRKSKADLKNEEHRQLDDLIKHGVEEGLQVKNIEGKGRGVFAVRCFKKGQFVIEYHGDLLHLTDAKKREALYAQDPGTGCYMYYFHYLSKTYCVDATKESTRLGRLLNHSKNGNCQTKLHDMDGIPHLILVASRDIEAEEELVYDYGDRSKESICAHPWLKY, encoded by the exons ATGGCGAAAG acacgACTGCCTTCAAAGGGAAGAAAAAAATCCGGACCACCTACAAGAAACCCGAGGGAACCCTTCACCCCAAACAAGTCGAAAAGGAGACAAAGGAAAATAAACCAGAATTTAATCGG GATGCAGGTAATGGTCAGACCACTTTACCAAGTTTTTGGAGTCCCAGCAAACCCAAATCTCCTCTGTGCAACAACTCAAGTTCTCTCAGCCAAGAGGAAAATGTTCCTGAGAAATTGACTCTACAAACTGAGAAATCAAAGCAAGGGAAAG TGAGACAGAATCAAGTTAACTCTCAAGCTGGTGTGTCTCGGCAAGCGGAGAATAAAGTGAGGACCTGCTTGGCTCCTCGAACCAGAGAAACAACTGCCTTGAAGGTCGAGGAGGATCCTAAATCGCACCCCAACCCAGGGCTTGCGCCAGATGTCCCCATGCCCAAATCTAAGGGGGGGGCTAGTCAAAAAGTCAAAAA AGCACAAGGCAGTGCTGCCCAAAACAGGAAGGTCACAGATTATTATCCGATTAGACGGAGTTCCAGGAAAAGCAAAGCTGATTTGAAG AACGAAGAACACCGACAGCTTGATGACCTGATAAAACATGGAGTTGAAGAAGGACTGCAG GTAAAAAATAtagaggggaagggaagaggagtgtTTGCTGTCAGATGTTTCAAGAAGGGTCAGTTCGTAATTGAGTATCATGGTGACTTGTTGCATCTGACTGATGCCAAGAAGAGAGAGGCTCTGTATGCCCAAGACCCTGGGACTGGCTGCTACATGTACTATTTTCACTATCTCAGCAAAACTTACTG TGTTGATGCTACAAAAGAATCAACTCGCCTGGGAAGGCTGCTCAACCACAGTAAAAATGGCAACTGCCAGACCAAGCTCCATGACATGGATGGAATACCTCATCTCATACTGGTGGCTTCAAGGGACATTGAGGCAGAGGAAGAGCTGGTTTATGACTACGGTGATCGTAGCAAGGAATCAATATGTGCTCACCCATGGCTCAAATACTGA
- the LOC124034293 gene encoding cyclin-dependent kinase 2-associated protein 1-like — protein MSLGMSYKPNLHQHVLGTSVNQVAVVHSTSTSISTLQSYRPVVNDYGPPSFSFSQSSSGSQVPQSKYAELLSIIEELGKEIRPTYAGSKSAMERLKRGIIHARGLVRECLAETERNARS, from the exons ATGTCTTTAGGAATGTCTTACAAGCCCAACCTCCATCAGCATGTTCTCGGAACTTCCGTGAACCAAG TTGCTGTTGTTCACTCTACTTCAACAAGCATATCAACACTGCAATCTTACAGGCCAGTAGTGAATGACTATGGACCACCATCTTTCAGCTTTTCACAG AGTTCAAGTGGAAGTCAAGTGCCTCAGAGTAAATATGCAGAACTGCTATCCATTATTGAAGAGCTTGGGAAGGAGATAAGACCAACTTATGCTGGGAGCAAAAGTGCCATGGAGAGACTAAAGCGAG GTATCATTCATGCCAGGGGGCTTGTACGTGAATGCttggcagaaacagagagaaatgcAAGATCCTAA